A window of the Eretmochelys imbricata isolate rEreImb1 chromosome 7, rEreImb1.hap1, whole genome shotgun sequence genome harbors these coding sequences:
- the ITPRIP gene encoding inositol 1,4,5-trisphosphate receptor-interacting protein — MPAGIFRVCLVVITAIVNHPLLFPKENATVPEYAEDIIQKMKAHEENLRLEQLRLEQEIARQEATLKTLEKATEPEEQNNKEPLPWDLWSAMSMVIFLLIELWRQDYQDGNWQESACEEDDMAVLGKAFKGVALPDKAALANFYERCILGATGDMARKRELVEGFADDLLEALRSVCNRDADMEVEESIGVGSMYENWRVHKPLVCDLIVPFTPPEPYCFRSQTWCSRESVPPDKQGYGTIKVCRADEDAAGCICGKTKLGEDMLCLLHSQTNQTTRSGEMEDLLCCKNTQYLDADQVMKWFQIAITKSWNKISHKYEFDLTFNLLDSPGALKIKFRSGKSIAFHLTPVVQCEDSDAYFISHFPRSSLMADPVSSTDWFVTFAVYERRFIHSISKKLPASACHLSCLQILSFLHGKQCSLTGPSSLTNYHLKTVMLHLLQTRPYQDWASENLEVRLQDMLKFLEKSLQEKKLCHFFIGNRKVPEVLNFPMVFQKAEPLNLFRPFVLHRDAYRKTVDTFHEMLRNTSALINEYTVHIPSVGHTNMLHKESL; from the coding sequence ATGCCAGCAGGGATCTTCCGGGTGTGTCTGGTGGTGATTACGGCCATCGTCAACCACCCACTTCTCTTCCCCAAAGAGAATGCCACCGTTCCTGAGTACGCTGAGGACATCATTCAGAAGATGAAGGCGCATGAGGAGAACCTCCGGCTGGAGCAGCTGCGTTTGGAGCAAGAGATTGCCAGACAGGAGGCCACGCTGAAGACTTTGGAAAAGGCCACGGAGCCGGAGGAACAGAACAACAAGGAACCCCTCCCCTGGGACTTGTGGAGCGCCATGTCCATGGTCATCTTCCTGCTGATCGAGCTCTGGAGGCAGGATTACCAAGATGGGAACTGGCAGGAGTCAGCCTGTGAGGAGGACGACATGGCCGTTCTCGGGAAAGCATTCAAGGGCGTGGCCCTCCCAGACAAAGCCGCGTTGGCCAACTTCTACGAGAGGTGTATCCTGGGTGCCACCGGTGACATGGCTAGGAAGCGAGAGTTGGTGGAAGGCTTTGCAGACGACTTGCTGGAGGCCCTGAGGAGCGTGTGTAACCGAGACGCCGACATGGAAGTGGAGGAGTCCATAGGGGTGGGGAGCATGTACGAAAACTGGAGGGTGCACAAGCCTTTGGTTTGCGACTTGATCGTCCCTTTCACACCCCCAGAGCCATACTGTTTCCGATCCCAGACCTGGTGCTCAAGGGAGTCAGTCCCACCGGACAAACAAGGCTACGGCACCATAAAAGTCTGCAGGGCAGATGAGGATGCAGCAGGTTGCATCTGTGGCAAGACTAAGCTGGGGGAAGACATGCTGTGCCTCCTCCATAGCCAAACCAACCAGACCACGCGCAGTGGTGAGATGGAGGATCTGCTGTGCTGCAAGAATACCCAGTATCTGGATGCTGACCAGGTCATGAAGTGGTTCCAGATTGCGATCACCAAGTCCTGGAACAAAATCTCCCACAAATATGAATTCGACCTCACCTTCAACCTCTTGGACTCACCGGGAGCCCTGAAGATAAAGTTCAGGTCTGGGAAGTCCATTGCCTTTCACCTTACCCCTGTGGTACAGTGTGAAGACTCGGATGCCTATTTCATCTCCCATTTCCCCCGCAGCAGCCTAATGGCTGATCCTGTCTCCAGTACTGACTGGTTTGTTACTTTTGCCGTGTACGAGAGGAGGTTCATCCACTCCATCTCCAAAAAGCTGCCTGCCAGTGCCTGCCACCTCAGCTGCCTTCAGATCCTCTCCTTCCTTCATGGAAAGCAGTGTAGCTTAACAGGTCCCAGCAGCCTCACCAACTACCACCTGAAGACGGTGATGCTGCATTTACTGCAGACCCGGCCCTATCAGGACTGGGCCTCTGAGAACCTGGAGGTCAGGCTGCAAGACATGCTGAAGTTCCTGGAGAAAAGCCTGCAGGAAAAGAAGCTCTGCCACTTCTTCATTGGAAACCGGAAGGTGCCCGAGGTGCTGAACTTCCCAATGGTGTTCCAGAAGGCAGAGCCACTCAACCTTTTCCGTCCGTTTGTTCTGCACAGGGATGCTTACAGAAAGACAGTGGACACGTTTCATGAGATGCTGAGGAACACATCCGCACTGATAAACGAGTACACAGTGCACATTCCCTCTGTGGGACATACAAACATGCTCCACAAAGAATCCCTTTAG